The proteins below are encoded in one region of Thermococcus sp.:
- a CDS encoding NifB/NifX family molybdenum-iron cluster-binding protein gives MRIIVSTVSGGLDDRVNQAFGRTPTFTIVDVDENGKIVNVQVVPNPGYSQPRGAGVTAAQFVIDQGADAVIAGQFGPNSYGVLQTAGIRMFSAPPTMTVREAVEALLRGELQPGIQGGAGMGPGRGMGRGRGMGRGWGRGGW, from the coding sequence ATGAGGATTATCGTGTCCACAGTGAGTGGTGGCCTTGACGACCGCGTCAATCAGGCCTTTGGGCGGACTCCAACCTTCACGATAGTTGACGTTGACGAAAACGGCAAGATAGTGAATGTTCAGGTCGTTCCAAACCCCGGCTACTCCCAGCCGAGGGGGGCGGGCGTTACCGCGGCTCAGTTTGTCATAGACCAGGGAGCCGATGCTGTCATAGCGGGCCAGTTCGGGCCAAACTCATACGGAGTCCTCCAGACTGCGGGAATAAGAATGTTCTCCGCACCACCAACTATGACGGTTAGGGAGGCAGTAGAGGCCCTTCTGCGCGGAGAACTGCAACCCGGAATTCAGGGAGGAGCGGGAATGGGGCCCGGCAGGGGCATGGGCAGGGGACGAGGCATGGGTCGTGGATGGGGACGCGGCGGCTGGTAA
- the cysS gene encoding cysteine--tRNA ligase has product MAIRIYNTLTRQKEEFKPLREGEVRMYVCGPTVYDYPHLGHARTYIAFDVVRRYFEHRGYTVLMVMNFTDIDDKIIKRANETGEDPKKLAEKFLRIFLEDMGALKVKPADIYPRVTEHMDDIINFIKKLQEKGYAYEGSDGVYFEVRKFKDYGKLSKIKLEDLVKGARVEPGEGKKNPEDFALWKKAKPGEPKWESPWGEGRPGWHIECSTMSSKYLGESFDIHGGGNDLIFPHHENEIAQSEACFGHEWVRYWMHTGFLMVNGEKMSKSLGNFVTVRELLKRYDPEVIRLFVLQRHYRSPLDYSEEGIEHAKNNLERLYNTLENIRVAMKKAEISFRWEKPEFEAYEAIRDARKKFYDAMDDDFNTAEALKAVFEASNAINRYLTEVETPKESILRKAWEFFKTVSEVFGIFEDYFREEKAGNEEALIELLVEVRSQLRKERRFDLADKIRDELRNLGIQLEDTPEGTVWKRIKV; this is encoded by the coding sequence ATGGCGATTAGGATATACAACACCCTCACGAGGCAGAAGGAGGAGTTCAAACCGCTCCGCGAAGGCGAGGTTAGAATGTACGTTTGTGGCCCGACTGTCTACGATTACCCTCACCTCGGCCACGCGAGGACGTACATAGCCTTTGACGTCGTCAGGCGTTATTTTGAGCACAGGGGCTACACCGTTCTTATGGTCATGAATTTCACGGATATAGACGACAAAATCATAAAGAGGGCCAACGAAACCGGCGAGGACCCGAAAAAACTCGCCGAAAAGTTTCTCAGGATTTTCCTGGAAGACATGGGAGCATTGAAGGTAAAACCCGCCGATATCTATCCTCGCGTTACCGAGCACATGGATGACATAATAAACTTCATCAAGAAGCTCCAAGAGAAAGGCTACGCCTACGAAGGTTCTGACGGCGTTTACTTTGAGGTTAGGAAGTTCAAGGACTACGGAAAGCTCAGCAAGATAAAGCTCGAAGACCTCGTCAAGGGGGCGCGCGTGGAACCGGGCGAAGGAAAGAAGAACCCCGAGGACTTTGCCCTCTGGAAGAAGGCGAAACCGGGCGAGCCGAAGTGGGAAAGCCCCTGGGGCGAGGGAAGACCTGGCTGGCATATAGAGTGCTCCACCATGAGCAGTAAATACCTCGGCGAGAGCTTCGACATCCACGGTGGCGGTAACGACCTAATCTTCCCGCACCACGAGAACGAGATAGCTCAAAGCGAGGCCTGCTTCGGGCACGAGTGGGTCCGCTACTGGATGCACACGGGCTTCCTCATGGTGAATGGAGAGAAGATGAGCAAGAGCCTCGGCAACTTCGTAACGGTGAGGGAACTCCTCAAGCGCTACGACCCGGAGGTGATAAGGCTCTTCGTGCTCCAGAGGCACTACCGCTCGCCACTCGACTACAGCGAGGAGGGCATTGAACACGCCAAGAACAACCTTGAGAGGCTTTACAACACCCTTGAGAACATCCGCGTGGCGATGAAAAAAGCGGAGATTTCCTTCCGCTGGGAAAAGCCGGAGTTTGAGGCCTACGAGGCCATCAGAGATGCAAGGAAAAAGTTCTATGATGCAATGGACGACGACTTCAACACGGCCGAGGCTTTAAAGGCAGTCTTCGAGGCCAGCAACGCCATAAACCGCTACCTAACGGAGGTCGAGACTCCTAAGGAGAGCATTCTGAGAAAAGCGTGGGAGTTCTTTAAAACAGTCAGCGAGGTCTTCGGCATATTCGAGGACTACTTCAGGGAAGAGAAGGCCGGAAACGAGGAGGCACTGATAGAACTCCTCGTCGAGGTCCGCTCCCAGCTGAGAAAGGAGAGGCGCTTTGACCTCGCCGATAAGATAAGGGACGAACTGAGGAACCTTGGAATCCAGCTTGAGGACACACCTGAGGGAACGGTCTGGAAGAGGATTAAGGTTTGA
- a CDS encoding peptidylprolyl isomerase, translating into MTKVEKGDVIKLRYTGRIKETGEIFDTTDEEIAKKAGIYREDGVYGPVPIAVGAGHVIKGLDEALEGLEVGKKYEIEVPPEKGFGKRDRKLIKTFTLGQFRRQGIIPFPGMPVEIETEGGRKLKGRVLTVSGGRVRVDFNHPYAGKHLVYEVEIVEKIEDPIEKVKAMIELRLPRVDANKVIIEVGEKDVVVDFTPVKEEVDRGTLALGEILLESDLKFLGYEEITFKPSVEELLKPPEAEEEAETEEEEKAEGTEVTETEEKAEEAQEAVDEVEETEEKSESKETEKAEETEEKEEKPKKTKSTKGRKTRRTTTKKTTGKKKAKATEEKSE; encoded by the coding sequence ATGACCAAGGTTGAGAAGGGAGACGTCATAAAGCTCCGCTACACCGGAAGGATAAAGGAGACCGGCGAGATTTTTGACACCACCGATGAGGAGATAGCGAAGAAGGCTGGAATATACAGGGAGGACGGCGTTTACGGGCCCGTCCCGATAGCCGTTGGGGCCGGTCATGTCATAAAGGGTCTTGACGAGGCTCTGGAAGGGCTCGAGGTCGGCAAGAAGTACGAGATTGAGGTTCCGCCGGAGAAGGGCTTTGGAAAGCGCGATAGGAAGCTCATAAAGACGTTCACCCTCGGTCAGTTCAGGAGACAGGGCATAATCCCCTTCCCGGGAATGCCTGTCGAGATTGAGACCGAAGGGGGAAGGAAGCTCAAGGGCAGGGTTCTGACCGTTAGCGGAGGTCGCGTTAGGGTGGACTTCAACCACCCCTACGCTGGCAAGCACCTCGTTTACGAGGTTGAGATTGTCGAGAAGATTGAGGACCCGATAGAGAAGGTCAAGGCCATGATTGAGCTCCGCCTCCCAAGGGTTGACGCGAACAAGGTCATAATCGAGGTCGGCGAGAAGGATGTAGTCGTTGACTTCACCCCTGTTAAGGAAGAGGTTGACAGGGGAACCCTCGCCCTCGGTGAGATTCTCCTCGAGAGCGACCTGAAGTTCCTGGGTTACGAGGAGATAACCTTCAAGCCGAGCGTTGAGGAGCTCCTCAAGCCACCTGAAGCTGAAGAGGAGGCCGAAACCGAGGAAGAGGAGAAGGCCGAAGGTACTGAGGTTACCGAAACCGAAGAGAAAGCTGAAGAGGCTCAGGAAGCCGTTGATGAGGTCGAAGAAACCGAAGAAAAGAGCGAGAGCAAAGAGACTGAAAAGGCAGAAGAGACCGAGGAGAAGGAGGAGAAGCCCAAGAAGACCAAGAGCACCAAGGGCAGGAAGACCAGGAGAACGACCACTAAGAAAACCACGGGCAAGAAGAAAGCCAAGGCTACCGAGGAGAAGTCTGAGTGA
- the mrtA gene encoding CPBP family archaeomyxosortase MrtA, whose product MEKNFLLYLVLLPLSFAPWLIPSTFWGHVAVVLFFYLALPLVISRALGFSRGEVGLTLPRREGLKLFLLLFVLSIPLSIYGARIPSMRSYYPVFHYSGLTTFLLGELGMGLIMLAHEAFYRGFLLFPLSRKNEWLAIILQDIPYTIVHIGKPGIEVPYAFIAGIIFAKMDLKGKSFLPSFLLHWLGSAFFDFLCASSFAVP is encoded by the coding sequence ATGGAAAAGAACTTCCTCCTATATCTCGTTCTTCTCCCCCTGAGTTTCGCCCCCTGGTTAATTCCATCTACGTTCTGGGGGCACGTTGCCGTTGTTCTGTTCTTCTACCTCGCTCTTCCTCTCGTGATTTCCAGGGCGCTCGGCTTTTCCCGGGGGGAAGTTGGCCTGACTCTACCGAGGAGAGAAGGGCTTAAGCTCTTTCTTCTCCTCTTTGTTCTCTCGATTCCTCTCAGCATCTACGGGGCAAGGATACCCTCGATGAGGAGCTATTATCCAGTTTTCCACTACTCCGGCCTTACAACCTTCCTCCTCGGTGAGCTCGGGATGGGGTTGATAATGCTCGCCCACGAGGCCTTTTACAGGGGTTTTCTGCTCTTCCCCCTCTCCAGGAAGAACGAATGGCTCGCGATAATCCTTCAGGACATTCCCTATACAATCGTCCACATTGGAAAACCGGGGATTGAGGTGCCCTACGCCTTCATAGCCGGGATAATCTTCGCAAAAATGGATTTGAAAGGAAAGAGCTTCCTGCCGAGCTTCCTTCTTCACTGGCTCGGCTCGGCCTTCTTCGACTTTCTGTGCGCCTCAAGCTTCGCGGTTCCGTAG